From the genome of Pelomonas sp. SE-A7, one region includes:
- a CDS encoding tetratricopeptide repeat protein: MVKNGRSLYVLASLSLALGTAQAQFKDPQLQAAADMGRPLELEKLAQSRLAAKADDAEAVVALGRAAMDLGDEKKIEQAVGRLEQCVGRQPPVALCHYMLGTLSGVQAMNASVFKMPGLAGKSRDNLKKAVELDPQLYEARESLLQYYLMAPGIVGGGADKAQALVADTDKFNPQYGRMLRARQAVQDKQWAVVERELGAVQVGQDKDLRTNLRRAWQQMGLAHLNAKQPEQARAVYERVRRDFPEHAAGSYGLARALTDLNKADEALTLLEQARALDGAASLPIDYRVGLAWIAKGDKPQAKAALQRFVADKNAHPRNVEEARKRLAELG, translated from the coding sequence ATGGTCAAGAACGGGCGCAGCCTGTATGTGTTGGCAAGCCTGAGCCTGGCGCTCGGTACCGCCCAGGCGCAGTTCAAGGATCCCCAGCTGCAGGCGGCGGCCGACATGGGCCGGCCGCTGGAATTGGAGAAGCTGGCACAGAGCCGCCTGGCCGCCAAGGCTGACGATGCCGAAGCCGTCGTTGCGCTGGGTCGAGCCGCCATGGATCTGGGCGACGAGAAGAAGATCGAGCAGGCCGTCGGCCGATTGGAGCAGTGCGTCGGCCGGCAGCCGCCGGTGGCGCTGTGCCACTACATGCTGGGCACACTGTCCGGCGTGCAGGCCATGAATGCCAGTGTGTTCAAGATGCCGGGCCTGGCCGGCAAGTCGCGGGACAACCTGAAGAAGGCGGTGGAGCTGGATCCGCAGCTGTACGAGGCCCGCGAGTCGCTGCTGCAGTACTACCTGATGGCGCCGGGCATCGTCGGCGGCGGGGCCGACAAGGCCCAGGCCCTGGTGGCGGACACCGACAAGTTCAATCCGCAATACGGCCGCATGCTGAGGGCGCGCCAGGCGGTGCAGGACAAGCAATGGGCGGTCGTCGAGCGTGAACTCGGCGCCGTCCAGGTCGGTCAGGACAAGGACCTGCGCACCAACCTGCGCCGGGCCTGGCAGCAGATGGGCCTGGCCCATCTCAATGCCAAGCAGCCGGAGCAGGCGCGTGCCGTCTACGAGCGGGTCAGGCGCGACTTTCCGGAGCATGCGGCGGGCAGCTACGGCCTGGCCCGTGCGCTGACCGATCTGAACAAGGCGGACGAGGCACTGACTCTGCTGGAGCAGGCCCGCGCACTGGACGGTGCCGCCAGCCTGCCTATCGACTACCGCGTCGGCCTGGCCTGGATCGCCAAGGGTGACAAGCCCCAGGCCAAGGCCGCGCTGCAGCGCTTTGTGGCCGACAAGAACGCCCATCCGCGCAACGTCGAGGAAGCGCGCAAGCGACTGGCCGAGCTGGGCTAG
- the lgt gene encoding prolipoprotein diacylglyceryl transferase has protein sequence MPLVHPQFDPVALHLGPVSIHWYGLTYLVAFGLFLWLANRVAARPWHVAAGWQRRDIDDLLFYGVLGVILGGRLGFVLFYKPGFFAEHPLDVFKVWEGGMSFHGGLLGVLLALAWFGRGRGRSFFQVADLVAPCVPTGIAAVRFGNFINGELWGRQAPADLPWAMIFPQAHDGIARHPSQLYQALGEGLLLFVVLWLYARSPRRTGQVSGVFMMGYGTMRFIAEYFREPDAYLGLRALSLSQGQWLSLPMVLVGLAIWIWATRRKAV, from the coding sequence ATGCCTCTGGTTCATCCGCAGTTTGACCCGGTCGCCCTGCACCTGGGTCCCGTCTCCATTCATTGGTATGGCCTGACCTACCTGGTCGCCTTCGGCCTGTTCCTCTGGCTGGCCAACCGCGTGGCGGCACGGCCCTGGCATGTGGCTGCGGGCTGGCAGCGCCGCGACATCGACGACCTGTTGTTCTATGGCGTCCTGGGCGTGATCCTGGGTGGACGCCTCGGCTTCGTGCTGTTCTACAAGCCGGGCTTCTTCGCCGAACACCCGCTGGACGTCTTCAAGGTCTGGGAGGGCGGCATGTCCTTCCACGGCGGCCTGTTGGGCGTGCTGCTGGCGCTGGCCTGGTTCGGCCGTGGCCGTGGCCGCAGCTTCTTTCAGGTGGCGGATCTGGTCGCGCCCTGCGTGCCGACCGGTATCGCAGCCGTTCGCTTCGGCAACTTCATCAACGGCGAGCTGTGGGGGCGCCAGGCGCCGGCCGATCTGCCTTGGGCCATGATCTTCCCGCAGGCGCATGACGGCATCGCTCGCCATCCTTCTCAGCTCTACCAGGCGCTGGGCGAAGGCCTCTTGCTGTTCGTCGTCCTGTGGCTTTACGCGCGCTCGCCGCGCCGCACCGGCCAGGTCTCGGGGGTTTTCATGATGGGCTACGGAACCATGCGATTCATCGCTGAGTATTTCCGCGAGCCCGACGCCTACCTGGGTCTGCGTGCGCTGAGCCTGAGTCAGGGGCAGTGGTTGTCCTTGCCCATGGTGCTGGTCGGCCTGGCGATCTGGATCTGGGCGACGCGCAGGAAGGCGGTCTGA